A single genomic interval of Acidobacteriota bacterium harbors:
- the coaE gene encoding dephospho-CoA kinase (Dephospho-CoA kinase (CoaE) performs the final step in coenzyme A biosynthesis.) has protein sequence MLIGITGQIGAGKSTAARILAAHGAHVIDADRIGREVVDDSAPLRRRLARRFGASILDSGGRVKRRALARLAFASETSHTALNSLVHPYLLKELRRRAKAAVRVHALVVIDAALLLDWEMDRELDCILVIHASQSLRLARMTGRGMSRADALARQRAQLPYREFRKRADRLILNNGTIHQLETRLVAFLRRNRPAVG, from the coding sequence ATGCTCATAGGGATAACCGGGCAGATCGGGGCGGGGAAATCGACCGCCGCGAGGATCCTTGCCGCTCATGGGGCGCACGTTATAGATGCCGACCGAATAGGCCGGGAGGTGGTCGACGACTCCGCGCCGTTGCGAAGGAGGCTGGCGCGGCGGTTCGGGGCGAGTATTCTTGATTCCGGCGGCAGGGTGAAGCGCCGGGCGCTGGCGCGGCTGGCCTTTGCGTCCGAGACGTCCCACACCGCCCTGAACAGCCTGGTGCATCCGTATCTTCTGAAGGAACTGCGCCGCCGGGCAAAAGCAGCGGTCAGGGTGCACGCCCTGGTCGTGATCGACGCCGCGCTGCTGCTGGACTGGGAGATGGACCGGGAACTGGACTGTATCCTCGTGATCCACGCCTCTCAGAGCCTGCGGCTTGCCCGGATGACGGGGCGGGGGATGTCCCGGGCAGATGCGCTGGCGCGCCAGAGAGCGCAACTTCCGTATCGCGAGTTCCGGAAGCGGGCCGACCGTCTGATACTGAACAACGGAACCATCCACCAGCTCGAGACCAGATTAGTCGCGTTCCTTCGGCGTAACAGGCCCGCGGTCGGCTGA
- a CDS encoding ornithine cyclodeaminase family protein (catalyzes the interconversion of alanine and pyruvate), whose product MDTYLIKKSDVEKALTMKDCFEVTETAFRLYGEGKVQMPPKSYLYFEDYFGDLRCMPAYVRDIGAAGIKAVNVHPDNSNANLPTVMATILLVDPKTGFPLAVMDGTHITNMRTGAAGGIASKYLAKANCKKAAFIGAGVQARTQLSAMLIARPAIKEVAVFDIDKERAEAFAKHCVDDFTLNAGVAGSINEACAGADIINCTTSTRKPIVMKADVSPGAHINAIGADAKGKQELDPAILPHARVVIDDWVQASHSGEINVPVSHDQFTQKDIAAELGEVVAKGLKVRTSDNDITIFDSTGLAVQDLMTAWHVYKLVMAGSDKSKLQAVRIFD is encoded by the coding sequence CTTTCGCCTGTACGGCGAGGGAAAGGTCCAGATGCCGCCGAAATCATACTTGTACTTCGAAGATTACTTCGGCGATCTGCGGTGCATGCCGGCGTACGTGCGCGATATCGGCGCGGCCGGCATCAAGGCGGTAAACGTTCATCCGGACAATTCCAACGCCAACCTGCCGACGGTCATGGCCACCATCCTCCTGGTGGACCCCAAAACCGGTTTCCCGCTGGCCGTCATGGATGGCACCCATATCACCAATATGCGGACCGGCGCGGCCGGTGGCATCGCTTCCAAGTACCTCGCCAAGGCGAATTGCAAAAAGGCGGCTTTTATCGGGGCCGGCGTGCAGGCGCGCACCCAGCTGTCCGCCATGCTCATCGCCCGGCCGGCCATCAAGGAGGTCGCGGTCTTTGACATCGACAAAGAAAGGGCTGAGGCGTTCGCCAAACACTGCGTCGACGATTTCACGCTCAACGCCGGCGTGGCAGGCTCCATCAACGAGGCCTGCGCCGGAGCGGATATAATCAACTGCACTACTTCCACCCGCAAGCCAATCGTTATGAAGGCCGACGTGTCCCCGGGTGCCCATATCAACGCCATCGGTGCGGATGCCAAGGGCAAGCAGGAGCTCGATCCGGCTATCCTGCCGCACGCCCGGGTCGTTATCGACGACTGGGTCCAGGCATCGCACTCCGGTGAGATAAACGTGCCCGTATCGCACGATCAGTTCACGCAGAAGGACATAGCCGCGGAGCTCGGTGAGGTCGTGGCCAAGGGTTTGAAGGTCCGCACCTCGGACAACGACATCACCATCTTTGACTCCACGGGTTTGGCCGTACAGGATCTTATGACAGCCTGGCACGTCTACAAGCTGGTAATGGCCGGCTCCGACAAGAGCAAGCTGCAAGCCGTGCGGATTTTTGACTGA